Below is a window of Mobula hypostoma chromosome X2, sMobHyp1.1, whole genome shotgun sequence DNA.
agaggccacagtttaagaattaggagtaggccatttagaatgttgaggaaaaactttttcacccagagaggggtggatatatggaatgctctgccccagaaggctgtggaggccaagtctctggatgctttcaaaaaagggatggatagagctcttaaagatagtggaatcaaaggttatggggataaggtaggaactggatactgatagtggatgatcagccatgatcacagtgaatggtggtgctggctggaagggccgaatggcctactcctgcacctattgtccattgtctattagtctaatggactattttctaaatggagagaaaattcacaaactgagatgcaaagggatttgggagtccctgtgcaggattccctgaaggttaatttgcaggagtctgtggtgaggaaggcatatgtGTTGTcaccattcatttgaagaggacgaGACTATAaatgcaaagatgtaatgttgagtttttataaagcactggtgaggcctcacttggagtactgagggcagttttgtgtcccttatcttggaaagggtgtgctgaaactggaaagggttcaaatgcggttcatgaaaatgattccaggattaaatggcttgttgtATGAAAATCGTtcgctggctctgggcctgaattcactggaattcagaagactgaagggtaccctaattgaaacctattgaatcctGAAGGACCGTcatggagtgaatgtggagaagatgtttcctctggtgggcgggtctaagactagaggacatagcctcaaaatagaggggcgtccttttggaacggagataaggaggaatttctgtagcagAGAGAACTGAGTCTGTGGAAATCTTTGCCCCAGGCAGcttgggaggccaagtcattatgcatattgaagacagaggttgattgatttttgattggtcagggcataacgGGATACGGGGTGGGGGGTGCGGCAGGAGATACTGTAGCTGCAgacaggaaaaatggatcagccgtgatgaaatagcGAGCAGACATGACAGGGAAaatggtctcatggtctaataCAAGAATACAAAGCTCCTCTGAAGGTATGTGGGGTCCTGTTGAGGGCCTACATGGAACACTGTGCACAGGTCTGGTCTCCTTCCCAGAGACAGTCTATGGGATAAAGGGAATGAAGAATTTTCCCAGATTGATTTCAGGGTTGTGGTTGTGTCCTCAGAGAGATTACATTGACTGGGCCTGTCTCAAAACTAGAGAAATAAGAGGTGGTCTGACTGAGACAGACACAGTTTCACAGGGTTTTGACAGGGTGCGGAGTAATTTCCTCACCCAGATtgtggtgaatatttggaattttcTTCACAAGTTTTCTAAATTCAAAAGCCAAATTTAGGGGCTCTGCGATGCTGGGAATGTTGCAGGAAAGTGGCGCTGAGGTCAAAGATCGGGTGTATTCTGAGGAAAGGGTAGAACAGGCGCAACGGGCCGAATGACCacgcctgctcctgtttcttattttCTAAAGCACGAGTTTACCTTTGTGCCTTGTTCTCCCTTGGATTTCAGCCATTCGGATTGCACAGGGGAGCGGTGAGAGCTCCGGAGATCCATCGGCAGCCGCTGCGGGGCAGCTCCCGTCTCCCAGCAACAGGTAACGAGTCCAGACAACAGGCCTCAGCGGGGAAACGCCGGGCACCCTCCGTGCAGCTGAAACATCTCACAGAATCTCCGCCAGTCTCTTCAGCTCTGCCTTCGAAAGGATTCAGGACCGGCCGGTGTTGCAGCCGAAACCCGCGGCGCAGCTCCCGGTCTCCGGCCTCACTCGGTCCCGGTTCCAGACTCCGGCCCGCTTCCAGCGCTCAGCGTCCCGCCCACTGACTCCCCTCAGCCAATGAGAGCATCCTTCTCCCAGAAGTGATCGCTGATTGGCTGTGAGTGTGTCTGAGAACGGGCTGCTACTGGGAGCTGGAGATGTCAGTCTCAGTTTGTTTTCAGAATCAAAGGAAGTTCCCCGAAACTCaaatttaaaagtaaattttattatccgaGTACATATAaatcaccacgtacaaccccgAGAATCATTTTCCTGCAGAAAAACTTAGAAAAaagtatagaatagtaaccacaGCAAAATCAggcagtgaaagatcaaccagagtgctgaaggtaacaaactgtgaaaatgcaaatataaataaatatcgataaataacgagaacatgaaataacctCAGCGTCTGCTGGTGGATCTCTGGAGCTCTCACCGCTCGCCTATGCAATCCGACAGGCTGAAGGCCAAGGGAGAACAAGGCGCAAAGGTAATCTCGTGCTTTAGAAAATAAGAAACAAGAGCAGGCGTTGCCATTCGGCCCCTTGCGCTGTTCTGCCCCTCACTCAGAACATGGTTGATCTTTGACCTCAACGCCACTTTCCTTCAACGTTCCGAACATCGCCGAGCCCCGAAATTTGTGGTTTGAATTTAGAATCcttgcagagaaaattcaaaagattCACCGCGCTCTGTGTGAGGAAATGTTTCCGCATCTCAGTCCTGCTGAGGTGACCTCGGATTTTGAGTCTGTGACCCCTGGTTCCACACCCCAGCCGGGGAGAAATATCATTCCTGCCCCTACCCTGTAAATACCCTGTGAGACTGTGTCTGTCACAATCAGGAAGCTTCTCCATGTGAACCTTGTGATAATGAAGTTGGTTACAGTTCTTTCAGACCAGCAGCTTTGACCACAAGAACATCAGACAGTGGTCAGCACGGAATGTGCTGCAgttactgcaggagaaggactggATGGACACAATGGAGTGGTTCGCTGAGCAGACAGTCCAGACCATCTGGCAGAATACCTCACTACCAGATCTCACCAACGGGCACCAAGACCTTACCTGGCTGGCGGCGAGAGGGCCCTCCCAGTCTGATCCTTGCTGTATGCCCGGAGATCACTCCCACAGCGCGCTGCCCCGAGATTACTGCAGTGGAGACGAGACGGTCACTCACCTCTTTGCGGACTGTGGGCTGGGGAAGATATGTGGAGAAAGATGCAAGGGCCTGTGCCACAGCAGCTGCGTGACAGAAGGCTCACTGATCTTCGGGCTGTTCCCTGGACGCACAGAAAGACGGACATtaagtgctgctggaagatcatcaactcggtgaaagacccCCCAAGCCTGTTGGTCTGTCATCACATCGAGATGTCCGTAGAGCTGAtgttcccaccctggggtccacGGTTAATGACATTGATCCATGGCatggaaaaggttgggaacctgtgTCGTACAGGAATGTTGCCGAccggcacattccaggctgcagggaCAGCATTGAAACTGCAGGGTCCCCCTGATCCTGGACAGGGAGGGGCCGGGTTAGCTGAGGAAGCTTCTCAATTATTGTCGTAGTGAACCACCCCAGGGGCCACATGAGCGACAACAGTCCTATCGGTTTTATCGAATGTAAACTAGCACTAAATACCACACTGACAAAGAATGTGAAATGACTGGGTAAAGGCACTGAACGGTTTATCCCTGTGAATATCTATATGGACATTAGTCACCATAATAACATTCAACTTCTGGGCTGAGTGAGGGAGACCGGGCCTTCCATTGGAGCCGGGATGGACATGCGTTAAGTCACGAAGTTTCTCTCACGAAGGGCTGTTGAAATCAGGACGTCACCGAAAAAAATAATGTTTTGCTCTCTGTGACGTTGAATATCCGGTCctgtgctttttttcccccctgTAGTCACAGGTCGGTCATTACCACTTCATCTGTCTCCTCAAAGCACAATATTCTCTCCATAACCCCAGCTTCATGGCATTAACTCATTTAATAGTTGCTTTCAATATTTGCCACCGTTTTGCACCCAAGCCTTACTCTCTTTAGACCTGGAGAAAAATAAAAACGAGCTGCTGGAattactcatcaggtcaggcatttcgggttgagacagtccagatgaaggatcccGACCCGGAAAGTCGATTGcacattcctctccacagatgctgcctgaccccctcagctcctccagcatcaTATTTCTGACtcgagattccagcatctgcagtctcttgtgcctctctTTTCAGAACTTGTCCCTTTTCAGTCCTGCCTCAGACTGAACCAGGCTCTTCTCTCCGGCTTCATTTCTGTTCTGCTTCTTCCTTCGCCCATCACGCCTAGTGGCGCACAGGCCAACAGCGGCTCTCCAGCGTTCCCTGTAGTATCTGTCGCACTGTGATTACTAGCCCCATGCCCACCATCCTCTttttgcagccgggcttgggCAGTCCATGGCCAAGTGTTTATTTCCGACCAGTTTATGTGTTTCCGATCCCACCCTGGTATGGAAATCACAGGCAGTAACGTAATGCTCATTCGCTGAGTCTGCAGCGCCTGTAGTGGACAATCGCGGTACTGCAGGGGATCGGCAGCGTTCTGAATCAGGAAGTGCCGCGAGTTAACATGGCTTCGAAAGGACAGGTCGAGAGTTTGAGCGAGGAGGCAATTTGTTCCACCTGCCTGGATTTCTTCACCGATCCGGTGTCACTGGAGTGCGGACACAACTTCTGTCGCTCTTGTATCACACAGTAttgggaaagggaggagagaaacTCCTGCCCGGAGTGTAGAGAGGTATTTACTGACCGCACCCTCAGGGCCAGTCGGGCCTTAGCAAAACTGGCTGAAAAATTTCGAAATTTAAACCTGAATCCGAAAGGGAAGGAAAGTAAACTTCACTGCGAGGAACATGAGGAAGAACTGAAGCTGTTCTGTGAAACGGACAAGACACTGATCTGTGTGATCTGTGCAGTTGCGCAGGAACACAGAGAGCACCGCTTCCTGCCGATTAAAGAAGCTGTTAAGTTCTACAAGGTAAAACTAACCTGAATTTGATACTGACCCCATCGTCAACTGAATCTCCAAAGTGCTACCTACAAACACACGAGCCTCCATaaccaacatatcattctccgcaTCTTTCACCATctctaccaccaagcacatcccaCCGCCATGTCACTTCCACAACTCTCCGCTCTCTATAGAGATCATTAACTTCCTTATCCACTCGCTCcgtcccactgatctccctcctgacaccgATACCTGCAAGCGGGACATGTGCTACACCtgactcctacacctcctccctcgtcaccattcaggggcccaaacagtccgAATTCCTCCCGTTTCAATTGTCCTCTCGaactagattccttcttcagctctttgtcttttccacctgtcctctctcagcttcttacttcatcacctccCCCACGTTCCCCCTCACGTTGTCTCACCCGTCACCTGTCAGCTGGTTCtcatccccaacctttttattctggcttctgccccattcCTTCCCAGTCCCAATGAGGGGTCTCAtcccgaaacaccgactgtttatttccctgcagagatgctgagttcctccggcattttgtgtatgataATCGGGTTTGTTCGCCTGTTTATTttgatccatttttttttaatttcctttgCTCTCTGACTTCCAGGATCAGCTAAAATCTTCCTTAGACTCTCTCACAAAAAAGAAATCAGACTTCCAGGAAAAGGAGCAGCAACAGAAAGAGAAGATTTCTGGAGTTCGGGTGAGGCTTCCTGAGTGGAATTTCTGATATTATTGTATAGTTTTGCTCCCTTTAATGCAGAATAGCAGAGTATcgcagctccagtgacctgggttcgatcctgacccctggtgctgtctgtgtagagtttgcatgttctccctgtgaccgcgacAGTTTCAGACACATCTCAAGAACATGCTGGATGAATGGTTAATTACAATTAACCCTGTGAAGGTGGGGAAGGTTGTATGTGAATCAGATGGGTATTAAAGTGTCAATGAGGGATAATtggtttcagaaaaaaaaacatgtggGAATGGGGTAGACTGGAATGGTCTCAGAACTAGCATGGACTTCAGTGGACCAAATGGTCTCCTTAATGTCATACAGAAACACAACACAACAATAGAGTAAATTAATCTTCACCTCTCATTCAACAGGAACAGTCACACAGTGTTCAGACCCACATCACATCCCAGTTTGCTGAACTGCGCCAGATTATCACCGAGAAAGAGCACAGCGTACTCAGGGATGtcagggaagaagaggagaggattCTAAACCCTATGGAGAAACATCTTCGAGAGATTCAAGAGAATATCAGGTTTATTCAGGAGGAAATCTCAAAGATAAAGGAACAGATGGATCAAAACAACAGTGTGATATTTCTCAAGGTGAGGGATTATATCTCAATTTGTTCCTGCCAAAGGGCACTAAATGAACAGTGGTATATTTGAAATAAACACAGCACAGTGACCAGTTCTAACAAATCAATTGCCGCTGCAGGCAACCTCACACAGATTGTTATACTTGAATGACGCGCCCTCCAATCACTCCAATGATGACGTTCCAAAATGTCTAAGATATGTATTCGATCCTCTGTTAGCAACATACAATCTGGAAGCAATGAATCTTAagcattataaatcataagttaGGCTGCAACGTATGGTCAAGAAAGATATGACATCCGTCCGTCCCCAGCTCAAAACTTTTGAGAACAAGGTTCGAATATGTAACTTATTCCATTCTCTATTACCACGCCCCACTCACGTGAAGTGTTACcataataaatacacaacacaaaaTACATTGCAGACAGAAAACAGATGCATTGCTCCTACACACAGCATTTACAAATGGCAGCAAACTGTTTCTCACCAGACAATTGATGAAACTATTCAGGGTTGTTGTTGTCCCAGAACTGGATTTCCACAACTTCTGTACATCCCAGGACAGACTGTAATCTGCACTGAAATGATTTACTTTGAAAATAACACAGAGTTGCTGACTGTGCCCTTAATTACCTATTAAATATCCTCTAAAACTCCCATTAACACCCAGTTCCAGTCACAGGCTGTGAGCGTTTCTGGTATGGTGGATGTGAGGACCTCTCTGTCAATCAGTGAGAACGAAGAATGTGACCCACACACTTCAGATTTATTCTCTCTGTCCTGTTTCCATCAGATTAGGGACACTTTCAATGTCTCTTTACTTTCTCAGATAAATTTCACATGGGATTATATCCCATTCTCCAACATAAACAAGCCATTTggtctatcttctcctatcagtttccctgCTTCACAAACCTCCTCCCACCTACTCACCACACCCAGCAACAGTGCCTGAACTCCCTGGTCCCTCATGTGTTTATCCAGTTTCCCCATGACATCCAATCTCTGCTGTTCCACTTCAACCACTCCTGTGGCAGTGAGATCCACATCCTCTTCACTAAATTTCTTACGGAATTTATTCAAATCCATCTGGAATTTCATCTGCTCATAATAGATACTTGCCCCAGATGCACACAATCAAATCCATCACTGATCTTAAATTGTTCCATCTCATCATTCTGACCTCTTGTCCAGATGAAAATGCAGAACCTGTCCTGTCTTTCCTGTAAATTTCATCCTCTCAGTAATGATCTAATTTTCAGAAACATTCCCTGTAATTTACACCATGGTTCTgcgttgtttgtgtgtgtgtgaatgactGCGGGAGTGGGAATTTTCAGCACCTTTTCATGATTTGGATGACATTCAGGATGTGGACGGTAAGTCCAAGTCTaaccagatttttgtttttatttatttcaggaggAAGCTCGACGGAACAGGGGGTAGGACCTGCTCTTTACTGAAACCCTGGATGGATTTctaaaacagttcagaattgcaGTTTATAACCAGCAGTTTAATATTTACAGAATTAGTGACGATGTCCAGGAATTGTCAGTGACAGATGAGACCCCATCGGTTGAAAGATTCGATCACCCCTATTTGCTGAACACAGTGCTGAGAGAAATATTTGATGTGATTAATCGAGGTAAAACTTACAAAGGTTAATTTCTCCTTGTTTGTGAGATCACAATTAAGTTCTAATTTGAGGCAAAGATTGTCTATAATAACGGGCTGAAGTTTATTCCACATCAACCCCACCGACTGGGAGGCATCACTGTCACGTGGTCAGCTGGAGATGTCAGACCCCTGAACACACCAGCACAGGGTCACAATACAACCAATACACGGGACTGGCAGATGAACCACTGGGTCCTGATCCCAGGCACACTGCACCAACACGCCAAGACATGAGTTTGAATCCTACCACAGGAGCTGGGAAATTAATACTGATTTTATGATACTGTAGAGAATAAAAGCGGGTGGTGACTGGGATTGTCAGAAAAATACACAAGTCCTTCATGTGCCTGTGAGTGCAGACTCTGACTGACGCaggtcttcccccttcccccttcagtgAGCAACTCTCTTGTTGTTAGAGgcagaagaggggagcggtagtgactGGGGACTCAAtcatcaggggaacagacaggagaatcTGTagacgtgaacgggacacccgaatggtatgttgcctccaaggtgtcagggtcagggacacCTGGGATTGTGTCTACATAATTTTAGATAGACAGGGAAAAGAGTCAGATATCTTGGTACATTTTGGGACCAATGATGTTGGAGGTAAaaacaaagaggtcctgaaaatagaatttggagagcttggtaggaagctcAGAGCAGTACCTCCAGGgttgtaatttctggattgctgcctgtgcctcgtgctggtgagggtagaaacaggataatttggcagattagagatggctgagaagctgatgcaggggacagggcttcaggattttggattattgggatctcttctggtggAGAAATGACCTGctcaaaagggatgggttgcacctggacCCGAGGGAGAACGATATTCTCACAGAaaggtttgatagagctattggggagggttgagggtttaaactaatttgctggTTGGGGCGTGGTCAGGAATGACTTAAGGGATAGGACTGGGATGGTAAAAATGCAAAGACAgagtgtagtcagactgtgattTAGGGCTGACAGATGCGAGGACAAAACTGCAGCCAGcaaggtgagtatcagtgcattagggatgcagaatcaaaaagggtagcaaatacagtacccaAAGCGTTATATCTCAATCCACAGAGTataaaaaataaggtggatgatcttgttgcactattacagattgtcaggtatgatgttgtggccatcactgaatcatggctgaaggatggttgtagttgggagctgaatgtccaaggttacacaatgTATCGGTGGTATAGTAAGGTAgacagaggggttggtgtggttctgctggtaaatcggtagaaagatgtgacataggattggaagatattgaatccttgtgggttgagtgaaGGAACTGCAAAAGTGAAAATGACACTGATGACAGTCATATACAGgatcccaacagtagctggatgtggaccacagattacaactggaaatagaaaaggccgatgaaaaggacaatgttataatagtcatgggagatttcaacatgcaggtcaattaggggcattaggttggtaatggatctcaagagagcgaATTTGTTGAATGCTACATGATGGCTTTTTAGTGCAGTTTGAcgttgagcctactcggggaacagctctactggattggatgttatgtattGAACAGGAGGTGATATCTTCGGaaagaacccttaagaggcaATGCTTAcaacatgactgagttcaacttgaaatttaataaggataaagtaaagtctgacactATTGTATTCCAGAGGAGTAAATTACATTTGTAAATTACAGTGGTCTGAggaaggagttggccaaagtaaattggagggAGATGTTGTCCGGGATGAGAGCAGAGTAGAAATGCTGTCAGACTCTGGGGCAATGAGGAAGATgaaggatagatatattccaaaaataaataaatactcaaatggcaaaatagtacaatcgtggctgataagggaagacAAGCTAATGTAAATGTAAAAGAGTGGGCATACAACAAAGTGAAAAttaaaaagagatgagagtggatataggaccgctagaaaatgaggccagatatataataacaggggacaaagagatgacagatgaactaaatgagtattttcatcagtcttcactgtggaagacatgagcactgtgtcaggtgttgaagggtgcgagggaagagaagtgagtgcagttactgttacacgGGAGAAGGGGCTCAAAAAGGGACATGAGTcactcagaccagatgaactgcaccctcgtgttctgaaagaggtagcagcagacattgtggtggcattagcaatgatctttcaaaaatcattgggctctggtatggtgctagaggactggaaattacaaatgtcactcaactctaagtcaggaggaaggcagcagaaatgaagttatagaccagttagcctcacCTCTGTGGGTGGGAAGacattagagtcaattgttaagtatgaggttatggaatacttggtgatactggacaagataggacacgTTGGCATatactaagattggtggaggggccggtagtgttgaggaaacaggtaggctgtggaaggacttggatgaggagaatgggcaagaaagtggcaaatgatacacaatgctggaaaatccatagtcatgtactttggtaggagACATAATATTAAGATTAttttaaatagggagaaaatccaaaaatctgagatgcaaatggacctgggagtccttctgcagaacaacctaaaggttaacttgcaggtagagtcagttgTGATGAATGTaaatccaatgttagcattcagttcatggggttagaatacaagagcagggatgtcatgctgaggatttataaggcactggtgaggccttactctgagtattgtgaacagttttgggctcctcagctaagaaaagatgtgctggtatcgtagagtgttcagaggaggttcacaaggatgattccgggaatgaaagggttatcagacttgaaacgtttgatagctctgtgcctgtactcgcgGTAATTTAgaaagatactttatactttattgtcgccaaacaattgatactagaacgtacaatcatcacagcgatatttgattctgcacttcccgctccctggattacaaatagatagtaaatattaaaaatttaaattataaatcataaatagaagatTGAAAATGGAACGTAGGGTAGTGCAAAATAACCGAGagacaggtctggatatttggattGTATGGCCCaggtccgggtcaggatccgttcagcagtcttatcacagttggaaagaagctgttcccaaatctggccctaagagtcttcaagctcctgagccttctcccggagggaagagcgacgaaaagtgtgttggctgggtgtgtcgtgtccttgattatcctggcagcactgctgcgacagcgtgcggtgtaaattgagtccacggatggaagattggtttgtgtgatgcacTGCGCTGtgtcacgatcttctgcagcttctttcggtcttggacaggacaacttccataccaggttgtgatgcaccctagaagaatgctttctatggtgcatcctgttttaggggacaggccaaatttcttgagctttctcag
It encodes the following:
- the LOC134340889 gene encoding zinc-binding protein A33-like — translated: MASKGQVESLSEEAICSTCLDFFTDPVSLECGHNFCRSCITQYWEREERNSCPECREVFTDRTLRASRALAKLAEKFRNLNLNPKGKESKLHCEEHEEELKLFCETDKTLICVICAVAQEHREHRFLPIKEAVKFYKDQLKSSLDSLTKKKSDFQEKEQQQKEKISGVREQSHSVQTHITSQFAELRQIITEKEHSVLRDVREEEERILNPMEKHLREIQENIRFIQEEISKIKEQMDQNNSVIFLKEEARRNRGISDDVQELSVTDETPSVERFDHPYLLNTVLREIFDVINRVSVTLDVETANPCLEVSEERKSVRRTRNRRNLPDTGKRFTNWPCVLGSEGFTSGRHYWEVEVTGNRDWCLGVAAESVERKGWFRLRPETGFWVIRRVGDVLHRDCDVFSVLASPVSRLAAGPIPGRVGVYLNYQSGTVSFYNAETKSHLHTFTRNKFTEKLYPLFWPGDGTQWLRICSGSAPGL